The window GAATTAAAACATTATGATTAATTTTTTGTATGCCTTGATAACCTAAATCCACTAAAACAGTTGTTTCTGGTAAAAATTTAATTTTTGAATCTTTTAAAATTTTAAAGTCATGGTTTTTACCATAAGAAAAATCAGAACTAATAATTTTTTTACTATCTTTTTCAATTATAACTTGTGTTTTTATTGTGTGTTTTTTCTTTTTTCCTGAGTAGTGCTGTTTTTGTCTTTTTTTGGGCGTTGGATTTGGCTTTCAGTTACATCAATTATAACAGTCTTATCTTTGAAATAATCTTTTAATAGTGATTTTTGACCAGTAAGTTGTTGAAAATTAGGGTGTTTTATTAAAGTGTCTTCAATTCATTTGATATTTCTATAACAACTACTTTCACTAATATCATAACTTTTTGCAATATGAAAATAAGTTCTATATTCTCTTCAATATTCTAAAGTCATTAAAATACGATTTTCTAATGATAATTTATTGGTTCTTCCGCGACGAAATCTCTTTTTTAATTCTTCTATTTTTAAAATTTCTAGCATTTTATTAAAAGTAGTATGTTTAATACCAGTTAATCTTAAAAAATTTTTATCACTTATTTGATTATTTTTTTTAAATTTCATTTAAATTCCACCTTTTTATTAAAAACAACAATTCAATTATATTTTAAATTAATTTTGCAAGAAGTCTAATATCGCTGTTTGTTGGTTTGGAGTTAAACCCTTCCCTTATGTTGGTATTTTCATTTTCAGAGATTTAAATAATTTTGAATATTAGTAAAACCTAAACCATGATAATGAATTAAGGCTTCTTTAAGACTAGATTGTAATTTACTGATTTTATTTAAGTTACGATAACTAGCTTCAGGATTAATTGTTGTTTTAGTTACACATAAAGTAGAATTTGTTTGTTTTGCTACTAAAAAATATAATTTTTGCATATCAGAAGTAATAATTGAATTTTCGTTAATTAATTCTTTGTTCATATTTTCAATAACTCATTGTTTTTGTAAACGTTTGGTGTTTGTGGATTTAACATAAATATTGTTATTATTATCAATTGCCATTTGAATACAGCATCTTAGTATTAGTTGCGAATGGGTCAAGGTGAATTCTTCGTGGATCAGTTTTATATTTGAAATTTCCTTTATGGATTTCTTTAATAAATGTTTCATCGATTTGGATTTTACCAGATAATTTTTTAAATTTTAATTGGGTATTTTCTAATTGTTTTGATTTCATTAATTTTTGACGATTATATCAAGCAGTTTTTAATGTAGTTTTAATAAAACGAGAAATTGTTTTACTAGATTGCCCCAGCAATGAAATTTGAATCAATAAATTTCATTGTTCATAATTTAAATGACTTCAATAAATAAAATGATTACGAAAAGCGTCAAAACTTGCACGGCAATTTTTACATAAATATTTTTGTTTTCCTTCTGAATTATGTCCATTTTTAACGCAATGGTAAGATTCACATTTAGGGCATTTAATAGACTTCTTGCAAAATTAATATGATAATTATAATTTTTAAATTTAAAATAAATATAAAAGTGTTATTAAAATAATTTTTAGATTATTTTTACAAATATTTTGTCATTAAAACATAATAAAAATTATTATTTACAATAAAAAAAGACTGAAATTTTAAATTATCAAATATATTTAAACTAATAGTTGTAAATTATAAATTGAAGCTATTAAATTAAATCTTAAAGCAAATCTTTTTCTACGATTTCGATATTTTTCACTAATAATTTTAAATTTTTTAAGTATAGCAAAAACATTTTCAATAACAATTCTCATTTTTGAAATTCGCTCATTATTTTGCTTTTCTTCTTTATTTAAAGGGTTTTTCTTTGATTTTCTTTTAGGAATTAAAACATTATGATTAATTTTTTGTATGCCTTGATAACCTAAATCCACTAAAACAGTTGTTTCTGGTAAAAATTTAATTTTTGAATCTTTTAAAATTTTAAAGTCATGGTTTTTACCATAAGAAAAATCAGAACTAATAATTTTTTTACTATCTTTTTCAATTATAACTTGTGTTTTTATTGTGTGTTTTTTCTTTTTTCCTGAGTAGTGCTGTTTTTGTCTTTTTTTGGGCGTTGGATTTGGCTTTCAGTTACATCAATTATAACAGTCTTATCTTTGAAATAATCTTTTAATAGTGATTTTTGACCAGTAAGTTGTTGAAAATTAGGGTGTTTTATTAAAGTGTCTTCAATTCATTTGATATTTCTATAACAACTACTTTCACTAATATCATAACTTTTTGCAATATGAAAATAAGTTCTATATTCTCTTCAATATTCTAAAGTCATTAAAATACGATTTTCTAATGATAATTTATTGGTTTTTCCGCGACGAAATCTCTTTTTTAATTCTTCTATTTTTAAAATTTCTAGCATTTTATTAAAAGTAGTATGTTTAATACCAGTTAATCTTAAAAAATTTTTATCACTTATTTGATTATTTTTTTTTAAATTTCATTTAAATTCCACCTTTTTATTAAAAACAACAATTCAATTATATTTTAAATTAATTTTGCAAGAAGTCTAATACCTCTTGCGCTCTAAATTTTTGATCAATTTCATTTAAACGTTTTTGTTTTTGTTTTTTTTTATTAATTCTGCTTGTTGTTTGACTTTTTCATAAAATTCTAAAAATTGACCATCTGTTAAAGTATTTACTAGTTCTTGAATTATTTTTTCCATAATTATTATCCACCTCTATCATATTAAAATATACCTAAAATTAAGTATATTCAATAAATATCAAGAGTTTTCGACAAAATTAAAAATAATTACTTGTTTTTCCTTTTTTTCAATTTTCTTTGCTCTATTTTTTAATTGCTGATTTATTTTCATAAAAGTTTTATCATCAATATTATTTATTTCTTTTAAAATATCTTTTTCTTGCATAAAAAATCACCTTTAAATTAAAAATAACCCATTTACAGAAAAAATAAAGAGGTTATCAATACTTATCTTTAAAATTAAAAAAAATATTAGAAAATAATTTAAATTTTAAAAATGAGAATACCTAAGTATTCTCATTTTTACTTATCTTTAATATAATCTTTTAATTGTTCTAAACAGTCCAGTTTTTCTCAACTAAAATTATCATCTTTACCAAAATGACCATAAACAGCAGTTTTTTGATAAATCGGTTGCATTAACTGCAAACAATCAATCATTCCTTGAATTGAAAAATCAAAAACAGCACTAATGGCATCACTAATTATATTAAGAGCAATCTTTTCAGTATTAAATGTCTCAATATAAACAGCAATCGGAGCTTTCATACCAATAGCATATGCCAATTGAATTTCACATTTATCAGCCCAATTTAAAGCAACAATATGTTTAGCAACTTTTCTTGCCATATAAGCAGCTGTCCGATCAACTTTAGTAGCATCTTTACCAGAAAAAGCACCACCACCACTACGAGCATATCCACCATAAGTATCCACAATAATTTTTCTTCCTGTTAATCCCGTATCACCATAAGGTCCACCAATAACAAATCTTCCTGTCGGATTAATCAAAAATTTAAAATCAAAATTTAACTTATATTTCTTAGCAATAACTAGCATAATTTTTTGATGAATAAAGGTTTTAAATTCACTTTCATTATAATCAGGATGATGCTGAATTGACATTAAAATCGTATCAATTTTAGGTTGGTACCGATTAGTATAATCAATCGTTACTTGTGATTTCATATCAGGGCACGCATCTTTAAATTCTTGATTTTTTCTTAAAGAAGAAGCTAAATGTACTAAATCATGAGCAATTTGAATAGCTAACGGCATATAAGTTTTAGTTTCATTAGTAGCATAACCAAAAATAATTCCTTGATCGCCTGCTGCTAATTGATGATTATGTTCCACACCACGAATAATATCTTGTGACTGACTATGAATTAATACTTGAATATGACAATTATTACCATTAATACCAATTTTTTCATCAATATAACCAATATCACAAATAACTTTTCTAGCAATCGCTTCATAATTTACAATTGCTGATGATTTAATTTCGCCACCAATAATAACCATATTAGTAGTAATAAACACTTCACAAGCTAGTCTTGTTTGCGGGTCTTGTTTTAAACAAGCATCCAAAATAGCATCAGCTATTTGATCACAAATCTTATCAGGATGTCCTTCATTAACAGATTCACTAGTAAATAATATTTTTCTCATACATTCCTCCATTAATTTATTTAAATAATATAAAACCTTCTTTAACTAAAAAGAAGGTTTTATATTTTAAATATAATCCTTCCCTTATTGTTGGTATTTACCCTGCTAGAAGCACCTTCTTTTAAAAATAAAAGGGTTGCTACTGGTTAAAACTAGCATATCCAGTTCAGAATAAATGAATGAAAATTTTAAATTGTCCTTAAAAATATTAACATTAATCACT is drawn from Spiroplasma endosymbiont of Clivina fossor and contains these coding sequences:
- the metK gene encoding methionine adenosyltransferase; protein product: MEECMRKILFTSESVNEGHPDKICDQIADAILDACLKQDPQTRLACEVFITTNMVIIGGEIKSSAIVNYEAIARKVICDIGYIDEKIGINGNNCHIQVLIHSQSQDIIRGVEHNHQLAAGDQGIIFGYATNETKTYMPLAIQIAHDLVHLASSLRKNQEFKDACPDMKSQVTIDYTNRYQPKIDTILMSIQHHPDYNESEFKTFIHQKIMLVIAKKYKLNFDFKFLINPTGRFVIGGPYGDTGLTGRKIIVDTYGGYARSGGGAFSGKDATKVDRTAAYMARKVAKHIVALNWADKCEIQLAYAIGMKAPIAVYIETFNTEKIALNIISDAISAVFDFSIQGMIDCLQLMQPIYQKTAVYGHFGKDDNFSWEKLDCLEQLKDYIKDK
- a CDS encoding transposase family protein → MKFKKNNQISDKNFLRLTGIKHTTFNKMLEILKIEELKKRFRRGRTNKLSLENRILMTLEYWREYRTYFHIAKSYDISESSCYRNIKWIEDTLIKHPNFQQLTGQKSLLKDYFKDKTVIIDVTESQIQRPKKDKNSTTQEKRKNTQ
- a CDS encoding transposase family protein: MKTQVIIEKDSKKIISSDFSYGKNHDFKILKDSKIKFLPETTVLVDLGYQGIQKINHNVLIPKRKSKKNPLNKEEKQNNERISKMRIVIENENTNIRV
- a CDS encoding helix-turn-helix domain-containing protein, whose protein sequence is MEFKWNLKKNNQISDKNFLRLTGIKHTTFNKMLEILKIEELKKRFRRGKTNKLSLENRILMTLEYWREYRTYFHIAKSYDISESSCYRNIKWIEDTLIKHPNFQQLTGQKSLLKDYFKDKTVIIDVTESQIQRPKKDKNSTTQEKRKNTQ
- a CDS encoding transposase family protein; this encodes MKTQVIIEKDSKKIISSDFSYGKNHDFKILKDSKIKFLPETTVLVDLGYQGIQKINHNVLIPKRKSKKNPLNKEEKQNNERISKMRIVIENVFAILKKFKIISEKYRNRRKRFALRFNLIASIYNLQLLV